ACCCCGCCGAATTCGCGCGCCGCGTGAAGGCGACGCTGGGCAAGCTCGGCGTCAAGGTCGAGATCCTCGGCGAAGCCCAGATGGCCAAGCTCGGCATGGGCTCCCTGCTGGGCGTCGGCCAGGGCAGCGAGCGCGAAAGCCAGATCGTCGTCCTGCAGTGGAACGGCGGCCGGAAGAAGGACGCGCCGGTCGCGTTCGTCGGCAAGGGCGTGTGCTTCGACTCCGGCGGGCTCTCGCTCAAATCGGGCGCCGGGATGATGGGCATGAAGGGCGACATGGGCGGCGCCGCCGCCGTGGTCGGCACGCTGCAGGCGCTGGCGACGCGCAAGGCGCGGGTCAACGCGGTCGGCGTGATCGGCCTGGTCGAGAACATGCCGGACGGCAAGGCACAGCGTCCCGACGACGTGGTCAAGTCGATGTCGGGCCAGACCATCGAGGTGCTCAACACCGATGCCGAAGGCCGCCTCGTGCTGGCCGATGCGCTGACCTACACCCAGCGCACCTTCAAGCCGCGCTTCGTCGTCGACCTCGCCACCCTGACCGGCGCGATCATCATGGCGCTGGGGCCGGAACATGCCGGCCTGTTCTCCAACGACGACAAGCTCGCCGACCGCATCGTCGCCGCCGGCAAGGCGGTGGGCGAGCCGGTGTGGCGCCTGCCGATGGGTCCGGCCTATGACAAGCTGCTGCGCTCCAAGATCGCCGACATGAAGAACATCGGCGGCCCCAATGCGGGCGCGATCACCGCGGCGCAATTCCTCCAGCGCTTCGTCGAGGACAAGCGTCCCTGGGCGCATCTCGACATGGCCGGCGTCGCCTTCCAGGACGGCGAATCCCGCTCGCTGGCGCCGGGCTGGGGCACCGGCTGGGGCGTGCGGATCCTCAATGCGCTGGTCGCGGAGAATTATGAGGACTAGAGCTGCCGAAAAATCGCGAAGCGATTTTCCGGGTGATGGGCTCTTTCCGTCTGCACCAGCCCCCACCCGGAAATGCGCCGCATTTCCGACCTTCCCGCGAGGGGGAGGTGAATAGAACGCGATGACCGAGACCCTCTTCTACCATCTCGAGCGCCGTGCTCTCGACGACGTGCTGCCCGGCCTGATCGAGAAGACGCTGGAGCGCGGCTGGCGCGCGGTGATCCGCGCCGAATCCTCCGAACGCGCC
The nucleotide sequence above comes from Rhizomicrobium sp.. Encoded proteins:
- a CDS encoding leucyl aminopeptidase; translated protein: MQLSFAAPQNVASGAWVVGASDGSVLTPAAQKADKASGGALTRGLKFSKFTGKSGQVLEILAPAGLSVSRIVLAGLGKPGDFDGNAAEVLSATINGRLNGSGDTAVTYEIDVPKGGKLKPGELAAHLALGARLKSYTFNHYRTKNLDEYEQRLRRVTIATPDAAGARKTWAGLEAIADGMFFARDLVNEPPNVLYPAEFARRVKATLGKLGVKVEILGEAQMAKLGMGSLLGVGQGSERESQIVVLQWNGGRKKDAPVAFVGKGVCFDSGGLSLKSGAGMMGMKGDMGGAAAVVGTLQALATRKARVNAVGVIGLVENMPDGKAQRPDDVVKSMSGQTIEVLNTDAEGRLVLADALTYTQRTFKPRFVVDLATLTGAIIMALGPEHAGLFSNDDKLADRIVAAGKAVGEPVWRLPMGPAYDKLLRSKIADMKNIGGPNAGAITAAQFLQRFVEDKRPWAHLDMAGVAFQDGESRSLAPGWGTGWGVRILNALVAENYED